In the genome of Fuerstiella sp., one region contains:
- a CDS encoding UvrD-helicase domain-containing protein — MSEPLTTAQQAAVNHFEGPLLVLAGPGSGKTRVITHRIARLIERGVPADSILALTFTNKAAREMASRVDALVHGHRVLVSTFHRFCSRMLRTWPEEAGLRANFSILDSKDQVQLVRRLMKDAGYDTVHFEPRKILNRISRARNDLVTAETFRRRFEERVGDPLDAVVSDVFPQYEQQLLSQNAVDFDTLLLHVVDILASTPERREYLDSRFRFVLVDEYQDTNQAQYRILTGLSQLFPNLCATGDPDQSIYGWRGARPDNIAHFERDFDGVKIVQLDENFRSTASIVDCADQLISYNNRRHPRKLTTPNAQGQPVKLRQFANSEAESDAIATEIAEAVREHGHTYADFAVFYRVNALSRPVETAFSRHGIPFQVAAGFSFYERAEIRDLIGYLRVIENPADETALIRVINRPARGIGDRTLLKLRNFAAKHSISMFEAACRCDEVPMLTGRTQKPLRAFSDLIERLHEQSAQKSVSSLIEQLLAETDYQSLWRDHDNEIDQDRAANIHELISAARQYEQLTEEEDAGGPSLQGFLELASLTSEVDNVDQSRGAVTLMTMHAAKGLEFPVVYLMGLESGLIPHERAINDGDPASYEEERRLLFVAVTRAQKELHLTQTLERTFRGQRRATISSLFTQEMPLEFDQEIPEARPLTATELDERLQQARQRYENSYNSSGISAIMSGSELLKQRESSGGATDATSLFRVGAKVRHPQYGRGTIVSATGGTSRSTVTVHFESSDLQQTFVTGRCPLQPIG; from the coding sequence ATGTCCGAACCCCTGACGACGGCTCAGCAGGCGGCCGTAAACCATTTTGAGGGACCACTGCTGGTTCTTGCCGGCCCAGGTTCCGGCAAGACACGTGTTATCACACATCGTATCGCCCGATTGATCGAACGCGGTGTGCCGGCCGACTCAATTCTTGCTTTGACCTTCACCAACAAAGCGGCTCGGGAAATGGCTTCACGGGTTGACGCTTTGGTGCACGGCCACCGGGTTCTGGTCAGCACCTTTCATCGGTTCTGTTCCCGCATGTTGCGTACATGGCCCGAAGAAGCTGGACTCAGGGCCAATTTCAGTATTCTCGACAGTAAGGACCAGGTTCAACTCGTCCGACGCCTTATGAAAGACGCTGGCTATGACACTGTTCATTTTGAACCGAGAAAAATTCTGAATCGCATCAGTCGTGCCCGCAACGATCTTGTAACGGCAGAAACCTTCCGACGTCGTTTCGAAGAGCGTGTCGGTGACCCGCTGGATGCCGTTGTCAGCGACGTGTTTCCGCAATACGAACAGCAGCTGCTGAGTCAGAACGCGGTCGACTTCGACACGCTGTTGCTGCATGTCGTCGACATCCTGGCAAGTACGCCGGAGCGTCGCGAGTATCTCGACAGCCGGTTTCGCTTTGTCCTTGTTGATGAGTACCAGGACACCAACCAGGCTCAGTACCGGATTCTTACAGGTCTGTCCCAACTCTTTCCCAATCTCTGTGCAACGGGTGATCCCGACCAGTCGATCTACGGCTGGCGAGGTGCCCGGCCGGACAATATAGCTCACTTTGAACGTGATTTTGATGGTGTCAAGATCGTACAACTGGACGAGAACTTCAGAAGCACGGCGTCCATTGTCGACTGCGCCGATCAATTGATTTCGTACAACAACCGCCGACATCCACGAAAACTAACCACTCCCAACGCACAGGGACAACCGGTCAAATTGCGTCAGTTTGCCAATAGCGAAGCCGAATCTGACGCGATTGCGACAGAAATCGCGGAAGCTGTTCGAGAACATGGTCATACCTATGCAGACTTCGCTGTCTTCTATCGTGTCAACGCATTGTCTCGACCCGTTGAAACGGCGTTTTCCCGACATGGGATTCCGTTTCAGGTCGCCGCTGGATTCTCATTTTATGAGCGGGCGGAAATTCGGGACCTGATCGGTTACCTGAGAGTCATCGAAAATCCAGCCGACGAAACAGCCTTGATACGCGTTATCAATCGCCCGGCCCGGGGAATTGGAGACAGAACACTGCTGAAGTTGCGCAATTTCGCCGCAAAACATTCGATCAGCATGTTTGAAGCCGCCTGTCGCTGCGACGAAGTTCCAATGCTCACTGGTCGTACTCAAAAACCTCTCAGGGCTTTTTCAGATCTGATCGAGCGACTGCACGAACAGTCCGCTCAGAAATCCGTATCCTCGCTCATCGAGCAGTTGCTGGCAGAAACTGACTATCAGTCGCTCTGGCGAGATCACGACAACGAGATTGATCAGGACCGCGCTGCCAACATTCATGAACTCATCAGTGCCGCCCGACAATATGAGCAACTGACGGAAGAGGAGGATGCGGGTGGCCCGTCGCTGCAGGGTTTCCTGGAACTGGCTAGTCTTACCAGCGAGGTCGACAATGTGGATCAGTCTCGCGGCGCCGTCACACTCATGACGATGCACGCCGCCAAAGGACTGGAATTTCCGGTGGTGTACCTTATGGGGCTTGAGAGTGGTCTGATTCCTCATGAACGGGCGATCAACGACGGTGATCCTGCCAGCTACGAAGAAGAACGTCGGCTGTTATTTGTGGCGGTGACCCGGGCTCAAAAGGAACTCCACCTGACTCAAACGCTCGAACGGACCTTTCGAGGACAGCGGCGAGCAACAATCTCGAGCCTGTTCACTCAGGAAATGCCGCTGGAATTTGACCAGGAGATTCCGGAAGCACGTCCATTGACCGCAACAGAATTGGATGAACGATTGCAGCAGGCCCGGCAGCGCTACGAAAATTCGTACAATTCTTCCGGGATTTCCGCAATCATGTCCGGGTCTGAACTGCTCAAACAACGCGAGAGTTCAGGGGGGGCAACCGACGCAACATCACTGTTTCGTGTTGGTGCCAAAGTACGGCACCCGCAATACGGACGCGGTACAATTGTCAGTGCCACCGGCGGGACCAGTCGATCGACTGTGACAGTCCATTTTGAATCCAGTGATCTCCAGCAAACATTTGTCACCGGCAGATGCCCGCTGCAGCCGATTGGCTGA
- a CDS encoding metal ABC transporter substrate-binding protein — MRRQVQLYADFTTSAVRRAEESGLSRNPCGFVRKDFRNPIATTLSGWQPFANPVTLLFVITWLFLGCDQTVEHQEDTVSRRVKIAVTSYPLLAMAEEMAGDAADVELVVSRSTTSPDWKPDSDAVRRMQQATRILISGADYEPWLQRVTVPRSRLIDTSQGFYDQFVRIPDAVIHQHGPDGDHSHPGVVWATWLDPQLATSQLYQTSDVLLSVLPDSQANIRKVADRLAEDFRRLDDRLEELATVTSDTAVTVVGDAPVYQYLTKRLGWNLKYIHLPSTGLLSDEDHASIQTAIAEYEPTVVFLRSTLATLRDDLNGQSLVPVVLVDLCEHADGQQTLIQRMNQNLTAIIRAVSLQDGQNSVRNCVEWGSRPEGA; from the coding sequence GTGCGTAGGCAGGTGCAACTGTACGCGGATTTCACCACATCGGCCGTACGGCGGGCGGAGGAATCCGGATTATCCCGGAATCCCTGTGGTTTCGTACGGAAAGACTTTCGAAACCCCATCGCGACCACACTCTCCGGCTGGCAACCTTTCGCGAATCCGGTCACCCTCCTGTTCGTCATAACTTGGTTGTTTCTCGGATGTGATCAGACAGTCGAACATCAGGAAGACACTGTTTCCCGGAGGGTTAAGATTGCCGTGACCAGTTATCCTCTGCTGGCCATGGCAGAGGAAATGGCGGGTGACGCGGCGGATGTTGAACTTGTGGTCAGTCGCAGCACCACGTCACCGGACTGGAAACCGGATTCCGATGCTGTACGCAGGATGCAGCAGGCAACCAGAATTCTCATCAGCGGAGCCGACTATGAACCGTGGCTGCAGCGAGTGACTGTTCCTCGATCTCGGCTGATCGATACATCTCAGGGTTTTTACGATCAATTTGTGCGGATTCCCGATGCCGTGATTCATCAACACGGTCCGGACGGAGATCATTCTCACCCGGGTGTGGTGTGGGCCACCTGGCTCGACCCACAACTGGCAACATCACAGTTGTACCAGACCAGCGACGTACTGCTGAGCGTCCTTCCGGACTCCCAAGCAAACATTCGTAAGGTCGCCGACAGACTCGCTGAAGATTTTCGACGACTGGATGATCGACTGGAGGAATTGGCAACTGTGACTTCGGATACTGCTGTCACCGTTGTTGGTGATGCGCCGGTTTATCAGTATTTGACGAAACGACTGGGCTGGAATTTGAAATACATTCATCTTCCGTCGACAGGGCTTTTGTCAGACGAAGATCATGCGTCAATTCAAACAGCGATTGCTGAGTACGAGCCAACAGTCGTATTTTTGCGATCCACACTTGCGACACTGCGCGATGACCTGAACGGACAAAGCCTGGTGCCGGTTGTGCTTGTCGATCTGTGCGAACATGCAGATGGTCAGCAGACACTGATTCAGCGAATGAATCAGAATCTGACTGCAATCATCAGGGCTGTTTCCCTGCAGGACGGACAAAATTCTGTTCGGAATTGTGTCGAATGGGGGTCCCGCCCCGAAGGTGCCTGA